A DNA window from Betta splendens chromosome 6, fBetSpl5.4, whole genome shotgun sequence contains the following coding sequences:
- the smim22 gene encoding small integral membrane protein 22, giving the protein MASVQQQLQDQFNDVVSRLESKQFFQSDWDIASFAVFFIFIGMVVLLIILVLIKCCCCCCCDEPKPRRHKVGIENMALEP; this is encoded by the exons atggcatctgtgcagcagcagttgCAGGATCAGTTTAATGATGTGGTCTCCAGACTGGAGTCCAAGCAGTTCTTCCAGTCTGACTGGGACATCGCTTCGTTTGccgtcttcttcatcttcatcg GTATGGTTGTGCTGCTAATCATCCTGGTCCTGAtcaagtgctgctgctgttgctgctgtgatgaacccaag CCCCGAAGACACAAAGTTGGCATAGAGAACATGGCCCTGGAGCCCTGA